The Thermoanaerobaculia bacterium genome segment CCGTTCCGCTACCTCGCGGTCGACGGCCCCATCGGGGTCGGCAAGACCGTATTGGTCGACAAGCTGGTCCGCCGTTTCGAGGCCGTCAAGGTTCTCGAGGACGTCGAGAACCCGTTCCTGCCCGACTTCTATCGCGATCG includes the following:
- a CDS encoding deoxynucleoside kinase — translated: MAAETLPFRYLAVDGPIGVGKTVLVDKLVRRFEAVKVLEDVENPFLPDFYRDR